From a region of the Malania oleifera isolate guangnan ecotype guangnan chromosome 12, ASM2987363v1, whole genome shotgun sequence genome:
- the LOC131144692 gene encoding F-box protein SKIP14: MALNFSHRPIFPAHLSEDNLVSPIRIANGYFVEGIPEKSGDGFVKPCYSNREVEDCFDFGSNRADRGGSQEAVSKDILDLLPTDPFGMDISSTFTAITGWLEDLEVDYGGYGNDIRTNDADYELFAGLNFIWNKAMEFQALPGNMGFGNKFNLVGGFDACCKEKELGNVFRCGVSGSVPNVEGIFSLHAGNAAIPGQQPGECKESGGSCSDGGVGAPHTALTFALGYLGVKDLLSVERVCKSLHPTVRNDPLLWRSIHIDQPLSEKITDDALLHLTRRAQGNLQHLSLVECTRITDDGLKRVLDGNPRLTKLSVPGCTRLSIEGVVNSIKAFKVMGMPGIKQLRIGGLFGVTHRHFEELMLLLGMNDEVQRNVFKPHFYNRGNIYLSCDDNRAIDIEMCPRCQNLRLVYDCPAAGCQGKEHSMQVCRACTLCISRCALCGRCINDSEYVETFCLEFLCSDCWKQPLNCQERQDKKSSTVQVNHPARANL; encoded by the exons ATGGCTTTGAATTTTTCTCATCGTCCTATCTTTCCGGCCCATTTGTCTGAGGATAACTTAGTTTCGCCGATTAGGATTGCTAATGGGTATTTTGTGGAGGGAATCCCTGAAAAAAGTGGAGATGGGTTTGTCAAGCCCTGTTATTCTAATAGGGAAGTTGAAGATTGCTTTGATTTTGGAAGCAATAGAGCTGATAGGGGTGGCTCTCAGGAGGCGGTCTCCAAAGACATTCTTGATCTCTTGCCTACGGATCCCTTTGGGATGGACATAAGTAGTACTTTTACGGCAATCACGGGTTGGCTTGAGGATTTAGAAGTCGACTATGGGGGGTATGGGAACGATATAAGGACAAATGATGCGGATTATGAGTTATTTGCGGGCTTGAATTTTATTTGGAACAAAGCTATGGAGTTTCAGGCATTGCCTGGGAACATGGGATTTGGCAATAAATTTAATCTCGTTGGTGGATTTGATGCATGTTGTAAGGAGAAGGAACTGGGGAATGTGTTCCGCTGTGGTGTTTCTGGATCAGTTCCCAATGTGGAGGGCATCTTCAGTTTGCATGCTGGAAATGCTGCTATCCCTGGCCAACAACCAGGGGAATGTAAGGAGAGTGGAGGAAGTTGTTCGGATGGAGGTGTTGGAGCTCCTCACACAGCTTTGACCTTTGCCCTTGGTTATCTAGGCGTGAAGGATCTTCTTTCTGTTGAAAGGGTTTGCAAATCTCTGCATCCTACGGTTCGAAATGATCCCTTGTTGTGGAGGAGCATTCACATAGATCAGCCGTTGAGTGAGAAGATCACTGATGATGCTCTTTTGCACTTGACTAGAAGGGCTCAAGGTAACCTGCAACACTTGAGCCTGGTGGAGTGCACGAGGATCACTGATGATGGTTTGAAGCGTGTGCTTGATGGTAATCCTAGGTTAACAAAG CTGAGTGTGCCAGGTTGTACCAGACTAAGTATTGAAGGGGTTGTAAACAGCATAAAGGCCTTCAAGGTTATGGGTATGCCAGGGATTAAACAGCTGAGGATAGGTGGGCTTTTTGGTGTGACACACAGGCATTTTGAAGAGTTGATGTTGTTATTGGGCATGAATGATGAGGTGCAGCGGAATGTTTTCAAACCACATTTCTATAACAGGGGAAACATCTACTTATCGTGTGATGATAATCGTGCCATTGATATTGAGATGTGTCCAAGGTGTCAGAACTTGAGGCTAGTCTACGATTGCCCTGCAGCGGGTTGTCAAGGAAAAGAACATTCGATGCAGGTATGCAGGGCATGCACACTCTGTATTTCACGGTGTGCTCTGTGTGGACGGTGCATTAATGACAGCGAGTATGTGGAGACATTTTGTCTGGAATTTCTTTGCTCAGATTGTTGGAAGCAGCCTCTGAACTGCCAAGAGAGGCAGGATAAGAAAAGTTCGACTGTCCAAGTAAACCACCCTGCACGAGCCAATTTATAA
- the LOC131144693 gene encoding serine/threonine-protein kinase Aurora-3, translating into MGAEARESKNVKQARREGKEGKAVKRQQSSEDSEIGKPIIGKGKHENQQKLREVTEGKEGEEEKIKKRKWSLADFEVGRPLGQGKFGRVYVAREVQTKYIVALKVLFKVKIDKYRLRHQLRREMQIQSSLCHPNILRLFGWFDDDERIYLILEYAHGGELYKKLRKSGRLTEGQAATYIASLTQALAYCHEKHVIHRDIKPENLLLDHEGRLKIADFGWSVQSSDKRRTMCGTLDYLAPELVENRAYDHAVDNWTLGILLYEFLHGVPPFEAESQTDTFRRIMKIDLSFPSTHVSAEAKNLISRLLVKDSSKRLSLQKILEHPWIIKNANPAGTCNK; encoded by the exons ATGGGCGCTGAAGCTCGAGAATCGAAAAATGTGAAGCAGGCACGACGCGAAGGAAAGGAAGGAAAGGCGGTGAAGAGGCAACAGTCGTCAGAAGACTCGGAGATCGGAAAACCCATTATCGGCAAGGGTAAACACGAGAACCAACAAAAATTACGTGAAGTGACTGAAGggaaagaaggagaagaagaaaagattAAGAAGAGAAAATGGTCGTTGGCAGACTTCGAGGTTGGAAGACCGCTCGGCCAGGGAAAATTCGGCAGAGTCTATGTTGCCAGAGAAGTCCAG ACCAAATACATAGTGGCATTGAAGGTGCTATTCAAAGTAAAGATAGATAAGTATAGACTTCGGCATCAGCTGCGAAGAGAGATGCAGATACAGAGCAGTCTTTGCCACCCTAACATCCTCCGTCTCTTTGGATGGTTTGATGATGATGAGCGGATTTACTTGATACTTGAGTATGCTCATGGAGGAGAACTCTATAAAAAGCTCAGAAAATCTGGCCGTCTCACTGAAGGCCAAGCAGCCACG TACATTGCAAGCCTTACGCAAGCATTGGCATATTGCCATGAAAAGCATGTGATTCATAGGGACATCAAGCCGGAGAACCTGTTGCTTGATCATGAG GGTCGATTAAAAATTGCAGACTTTGGGTGGTCAGTGCAATCAAGTGATAAAAGACGCACAATGTGTGGTACTCTGGATTATCTAGCTCCAGAACTAGTGGAGAATAGAGCTTATGATCATGCAGTTGATAACTGGACGTTGGGTATCCTCTTGTATGAGTTTCTTCATGGTGTCCCTCCTTTTGAGGCTGAAAGCCAAACTGATACGTTCAGAAG GATCATGAAGATTGACTTGAGTTTCCCTTCCACCCATGTTTCTGCagaagctaaaaatcttattAGCCGC CTTCTGGTGAAGGATTCGTCAAAAAGGCTCTCTCTACAGAAGATACTGGAGCACCCCTGGATAATCAAGAATGCAAACCCAGCGGGTACCTGCAATAAATAG
- the LOC131144694 gene encoding uncharacterized protein LOC131144694 isoform X1, giving the protein MLVLRITNRSGVAIRRPTLSAMSNACITRFCSIRHKAAKPLPSREKCGSQYFRTFSSCNPTLISSAGHINCRPSSLVIAGHLTPFDAPQRSDQWFALRKDKLTTSTFSTALGFWKGNRRSELWHEKVFASDAQLMGAPKISAMEWGMLNEAAAIEQYKNITGHDVISLGFAIHSEKQFDWLGASPDGLLGCFPVGGILEVKCPYNKGKPEAGLPWSSMPFYYMPQVQGQMEIMDREWVDLYCWTPNGSTLFRVCRERRYWELIHGILREFWWEHVVPAREAVSLGRVEDARLYEPASKHKMTGWAIKESLKLAAGAKLLCRDIAGHIEFYR; this is encoded by the exons ATGCTTGTTCTGAG GATAACCAACAGAAGCGGTGTTGCTATCCGTAGACCTACTCTTTCTGCAATGAGTAATGCCTGCATCACTAGATTTTGCAGTATTCGCCATAAAGCAGCAAAACCGCTCCCTTCAAGGGAAAAGTGTGGAAGTCAATATTTTAGAACTTTTTCCTCCTGCAACCCAACATTGATTTCTTCTGCTGGTCATATCAACTGTCGGCCATCATCATTGGTAATTGCAGGTCACCTTACCCCATTTGATGCTCCACAGCGTTCAGATCAATGGTTTGCCCTCCGCAAGGACAAGCTAACCACCAGTACCTTCAGCACAGCTCTTGGCTTTTGGAAAGGTAACCGCCGTTCTGAATTGTGGCATGAGAAAGTTTTTGCATCAGATGCACAACTAATGGGAGCTCCTAAAATTAGTGCCATGGAATGGGGCATGCTTAATGAAGCAGCAGCTatagagcagtataaaaacatcACGGGCCATGATGTGATTTCCTTAGGGTTTGCAATTCATTCAGAGAAGCAGTTTGACTGGCTGGGTGCCTCCCCAGATGGTCTCCTTGGGTGTTTTCCTGTTGGTGGGATCCTAGAAGTGAAGTGTCCATATAACAAAGGGAAGCCTGAGGCAGGTTTGCCATGGTCAAGTATGCCTTTTTATTACATGCCGCAGGTGCAGGGTCAAATGGAAATAATGGACAGGGAATGGGTAGACCTGTATTGCTGGACACCAAATGGGAGCACATTGTTCCGAGTTTGCAGGGAGCGTAGGTATTGGGAGCTGATACATGGAATTTTACGGGAGTTCTGGTGGGAACATGTGGTTCCTGCAAGAGAAGCCGTGTCGCTAGGGAGGGTGGAGGATGCGAGGCTGTATGAACCAGCTTCAAAGCACAAAATGACCGGGTGGGCCATTAAAGAGAGCCTTAAGTTGGCAGCCGGGGCAAAATTGTTGTGCCGGGATATTGCAGGTCATATTGAATTCTACAGATGA
- the LOC131144694 gene encoding uncharacterized protein LOC131144694 isoform X2, with protein sequence MSNACITRFCSIRHKAAKPLPSREKCGSQYFRTFSSCNPTLISSAGHINCRPSSLVIAGHLTPFDAPQRSDQWFALRKDKLTTSTFSTALGFWKGNRRSELWHEKVFASDAQLMGAPKISAMEWGMLNEAAAIEQYKNITGHDVISLGFAIHSEKQFDWLGASPDGLLGCFPVGGILEVKCPYNKGKPEAGLPWSSMPFYYMPQVQGQMEIMDREWVDLYCWTPNGSTLFRVCRERRYWELIHGILREFWWEHVVPAREAVSLGRVEDARLYEPASKHKMTGWAIKESLKLAAGAKLLCRDIAGHIEFYR encoded by the coding sequence ATGAGTAATGCCTGCATCACTAGATTTTGCAGTATTCGCCATAAAGCAGCAAAACCGCTCCCTTCAAGGGAAAAGTGTGGAAGTCAATATTTTAGAACTTTTTCCTCCTGCAACCCAACATTGATTTCTTCTGCTGGTCATATCAACTGTCGGCCATCATCATTGGTAATTGCAGGTCACCTTACCCCATTTGATGCTCCACAGCGTTCAGATCAATGGTTTGCCCTCCGCAAGGACAAGCTAACCACCAGTACCTTCAGCACAGCTCTTGGCTTTTGGAAAGGTAACCGCCGTTCTGAATTGTGGCATGAGAAAGTTTTTGCATCAGATGCACAACTAATGGGAGCTCCTAAAATTAGTGCCATGGAATGGGGCATGCTTAATGAAGCAGCAGCTatagagcagtataaaaacatcACGGGCCATGATGTGATTTCCTTAGGGTTTGCAATTCATTCAGAGAAGCAGTTTGACTGGCTGGGTGCCTCCCCAGATGGTCTCCTTGGGTGTTTTCCTGTTGGTGGGATCCTAGAAGTGAAGTGTCCATATAACAAAGGGAAGCCTGAGGCAGGTTTGCCATGGTCAAGTATGCCTTTTTATTACATGCCGCAGGTGCAGGGTCAAATGGAAATAATGGACAGGGAATGGGTAGACCTGTATTGCTGGACACCAAATGGGAGCACATTGTTCCGAGTTTGCAGGGAGCGTAGGTATTGGGAGCTGATACATGGAATTTTACGGGAGTTCTGGTGGGAACATGTGGTTCCTGCAAGAGAAGCCGTGTCGCTAGGGAGGGTGGAGGATGCGAGGCTGTATGAACCAGCTTCAAAGCACAAAATGACCGGGTGGGCCATTAAAGAGAGCCTTAAGTTGGCAGCCGGGGCAAAATTGTTGTGCCGGGATATTGCAGGTCATATTGAATTCTACAGATGA